GTTTTTGTAAGAAAGCCACTGAAATAATAGATAGCTTGTCTGTGATTGTGTCTTGATTgacttgcttttatttattgccATAATTCTTTTATGAATCTGCAGTCAGTTTGGGAATGGGGCCTGTCTTTTGTCAGGGAAAGCAGAGGTTAACAGGCGATTAGCCCTCCTAAAACAGCATGACTGCATCCTGGAACTGCTGAGCTCTGTTTCTTCCCTGCTTCAGACAAATCTCCCATAAAGCAGACCACCTGTCAACTATTCCAGACCTTAACTTCACCGATTTCTGAATTTATTATTAGTTGCGTGATGCAGTACATTTGTATTGTATGCTGTTTTggctatttttgtttatttacaataaaattatatattaatgatttttttaaaaaaaaatcaatatgctgTTAACCATTATGCtgcatgcatacacatgccTTTGGCACACTTGAATCAAACAACTGAGAAACATACCCTTGCATTTCCTGTTTAGCAATTGCTGGTTAAAACGCGGTGCCACAGAGACATAGCTACTACATGCCACGGTTGTGAAATTGGGCTGTAATTTGGGTTGACTTGTTGGTTTAGCTGGCCTTGTGTACACTCTGGTTATTTGGCTTGTGGGTGAGGCATCCTGGGTGGTACAGAAAACATCTAATTGGGAAGCTATGGGAGCAAAGCGTATACAGGATGTGAGTCAAAAAAATTACAGGTGGTGCAGTGTGAAGTGGGATTTATGTCAGTTGGACAtgtgacttttttatttttaattctgtcaaATGTTTTGTCTTTAAAGGACCTGCACACAACAGAGAAGACTAAGCTGATCACTCAGTTACGTGATGCCAAGAATCTCATTGAACAGCTGGAGCAGGACAAGGTTAGTGAAGAGTTTTGCGATCTTGATTGAAGGTtctcagttttgtgtgtgtgcacgtgtgtgtgtgcttttactCAGCTTTTGAGTAGCTTCAGACTCATATTGTTTAACTTAAACTTTGACCCTGGCACGGCAGGATGGATAGCAGCTCTGTGAGGAATGCTGAAAGCTCTTAAAGTCTAATGTAATTAATAGCACAGGGCTTGAGTTTTACAGCCTTGGTACATGGACATGGTTATCAGATCAAGATAAGCTTTAGTGTCAATTCCTATGCTCAGTGTACAGGTAAAGGGATGATTTTCTTTTATGGggtgcattttttatttatttttttggtctgttttttttttttttaagggaatGGTCATTGCTGAGACCAAACGGCAGATGCATGAGACGCTGGAaatgaaagaagaggagattGCACAGCTGCGCTCCAGGCTCCAGCAAGCTATAGCCCAGAAAGAAGAATTAcaggaacagaaagaaaaggctgagaaatCAGGTACGTGCTGTCCACGTCAGGTAATGTACAGAAAAAGGATGTCTTTTCTGGACAAGTTTGGGATctgctcttttttattttttttttcctctctcaaaGCTTTTGAAGAACTTGAACGGGCGCTGGGTATAGCTCAGAGGGCAGAGGAGGCccggaaacagctgcaggttcAGCTGGAGGAGCAAGTGAAAGAAATCGAAAGGGCCAgtgaggaagagaggaagagtCTGCAGCAGGAACTCACACGAGTCAAACAGGAGGTTGTCACCATCATGAAGGTCAGGAAGGGACTTCagctgaatatttatttattgaagtaATTGCTATTTCTGGCTTTATCCTGTGAGTTGGCACTTTTTTGgttgtgtttctttaaaaatgacGTGTTAACTGTTTAGTCTGTTTAAAATGTTCCACTGCTGTTGTGGCGAGCAGTAACGTTGCTTTCTTTCGTGAGCTCTGATGCACTATATTTATACTTGCCATTCATATTTTGTAACTGTTATTAGAAATCATCAGAGGAAACTGTGGCCAACATGGAAAAGCTCCACAGTGAAGCTTTGGCTGCTAAAGAAGAAGAGACAAAGGATAGAATCAACAAAGCTGTGGTATGTGCAAAATGTTTTCCTTTATTCGGTTTTGCAACATAACCACTGTGTCaagtaagaaggaaaaaaaccttTAATATTTGGTTTTTAAATGCTTGTTCTGTTCAGGAGCAATGCAAAGAGGAGTTTACACAGCTGGCTAAGGAGCGAGAACAGCAGGCCGCTCTGGCGCTGGAGGATGCAGACTTGCAGAAGACCGCTTTAAGGACAGAAGCTGATAATAAAGTTAAGGAGATACAGCTGGAGCTTGAAGCTGCAAGGAcagtgagtttgtttgttttttggattattttaactttttcttttagaTGGTGTTCTTTCAGTTTGAGAAAATCAACAGCTGACACACTGCTGAACTTTACTTTTACCTGTCTGTTGCATCTTGGAAGTTGTAATGTAGTGTAATGTCACTGGCTGAATGCTTCAAGGTTCAAaacttattttcatttaaatatagAGCAAAAGAGCATTTATGTGATTTGGGTATTTATTTGGTCCTGCAGGAACAcacctcacagacacacacacacacgcacacagaagTGAACAGGTTTCAACATTAAATCCTCAATATTCGTGAAGCTTTTCAAAAGTTGGTAGTGTCACAGCTTCATTGTTAAACAAATACCTTAATAACTGTCAGTGTGCTTTCATAGCTGTCTCATTCTGTGAATGATTAACTGTAGCAGCTTAGTAGAATAATCTAACCACCGACATGTATGTGATTGCAGCGGATACTGGAATTGGAGAGCTCTGTGAACAAAGTCACACAAGATGAAGCGAGTCTCTCCCATGAACTTTCCAGTcagctggaggagctgaagaatAAACACAAAGAGCAAATCTCTGCATTAGAGGAAAAGCACCGCGAGCAGCTGGAAAAGCACAAGGGCACCATAACCCAGCAGCATAATGCTGCCCTTGAGGAGCTCAAGGAAAGACACAGGGCTGAAATGGAAACCCTTCTGAAAGACAAGGAGCTGCAGTTCCAAGTACACGTCGAAGAGATGAACCAGAAAACTTTGGAGAAGCTGGATGCCAAGCAGGCAGAGTTAGAGGCACTTTCTGCTGAGCTTTCAGAGGTGCTGAAGAGTAAACAGCTTCTGGAGGAGAAGCTGGTGGCTGCTGAAGATGTCCATAGTTTAGCCCTACAGGAACACGAGAAGAGGTTTCAAGATCAGGTGGCAAACCACAGTAAAGAGCTTGAAAATGTCAAACGTGAGCATGACCAATCACTTGGAGGAATAGAGAAAACTTTGAAGGAGGAACTTAATGCATTGAAAATTGTTctgaatgaaaagaagaaggaaattgAACAATATattcttaaagaaaaaacactacAGGAAGAGTCACATTCCACTGCACAGGCCTTAGAAAGCAAGATTAAAGAAATGGAGGTGTTGCAGCAGACTTTATCAGAGTCCCAGCAGGAAAATGGGAGGTTAAAGGAAACTAATGCACAGTTAAGTAAGATATCAGAAAATCTTGATAAGTCAAAGAAAGAACTGACAGATTTGGAGCATCTGTTGGAAGCTGCAAAGAATGAATGCCAACAAAAAGAGAAGTCACTTCAAGAAATGGAGCATCAGTTACAAGAGACCAAGAAGGAGCTCTTAGAGAAAGAGAAGTCATTTACAAAAGAACTGAACACTAAGCTGGAGGAGCAAACACACCTcaagaaacagctggatgaGGAAAAAGCTGCCCACGAAGCAAGGTTGAAAAGCAGTATAAGTGATATGGAAGCTAAGCTGAAATCACAGGAAACCAaaatggaaaaattcaaacagaagGCCAAAGAAATGCAAGAGAATTTTAAGAAAAAGCTTCAGCAGACTGAAGAAAACATGAAGAAGGAGCTTgcaaagaaggaggaggagctgcaaCAGAAAGAACAGCAAGTTCAAGAGAAAATTGTGGAGATGGCCCAGAAAAGTTCCCAAGGCCTCAGCAGTACAGTGTCAGAGCTGCAGGCCAACCATAAGGAGGAACTTGAGAAACTGCATGCCAATCATAAGCATGAGATTGAAGAGCTGGAGCATCGTTGGCAGGAGCGATTAGGACAGCAGGAGGAAGAATTAATGGAGAAACATTCAGTCATACTACAGGAGAAGAGTCAGGAACTGGAAGAACTGTCTCAGCAGCTGAGCAGAAGCAGAGCGGAGAACGAGCAAGTAAAGGGTGAAATAAAGGGTTTAAAGGAGGACCTGGTGATCCGAGAAACCACTGTGCAGAAGCTGCAAGAAGAGCTTAATGATGCGGCACTTAAGCTTGAAAGTTTGGCTCAGGGTGAGGCGTTGCTAAAAGAACAAATGGAGTCAGTGGAGAGGAACCTTAACCAGGCACTCAATGAGAGAAACGTTCTCCAAGACAAGCTGAACACAACAgaggaagagagcagagagaagctGAAGGCTTGGTCAGATAAGTTGAATGAAGCGGAAAAACAGCTTGAAGCGCTGGAAGGTGCCAGATGTAAGGAAAATGCGGACTTCCAGAGCCAATTTGAGGATACTTCTATTCAACTAAAAGCCAAGGAAGCAGAGTTCCAGCAGCAAATGATTAAGATGAGCAACCAAGTGGGCCATTACTGTGAGGAGCTTCAGTCTAAAGTTGAGTGTGGATCTAATGAACTCCTGCAAAGAGTGGAGCCTAGGCTGAAAGAGCTGGAAGATAAACTGCTCTCTAGTCAGAACAAAGTGGGGCATCTCAAAAACATTATCCTTACTAAAGTAGATCAAATGTGCACTTTAGAGGAGAGTCTTCAGCAGCAAACGGAGGAGAATAAAAATCTATGCATTTCATTAGAACAGATGACTGCTCAGGTAAACGCTCATATGGAGCATATCAAAGCCTTAACACATGAGGGAGATACTCATTCTCAGTCCATTTGTGAACATGTACAGAAGATTGAGGAGCTCAACGAAGCAAACAGAGTCATATCAGAAACTATGAAAACACACgagctgcatatcattagcttGGAAAGCATCGTCAGTGACTTGAAAAATCAGCTAGCAAGTAGCAtaaaagagaaggaggaagcCATAAATCAGCTGAAGCAGCAGTATGAAGAGGAGAGACAACAGGCCACTGCTCAAATGGAGAGAttagagcaggagagagagtcTGCTTTAGAGCAGGCAGATGCACTCAGGAGCAGTCTGTCTGAGTTTGAGATAAAATTCACACAGAATGACAACACTATTACGTCTCTACAGACTAGGCTTGAAGAACTGGAGCAAGAGATCTCCAAAAAGAATGACGCTCTGCAACGGCTGACAGCAACTATTGACAATCAGTCCATCAGCAAGTCTGAGATGGACCAAGTGTTGAGTGAGAAGGAGCAGAAAGTCAGTGGGCTTACCTTGGAGCTTGAGAGCTCCGTCAGTCGACTTGGTGAGCTTCAAGAGCAGTTAGCGTTAAAGACTAAAGAGTGTGAACAGCTCACTTCTGACCTCAAACTGCAACACAGCATCAGGGAGAATGAAAAGCGGGAGTTGGTAGAGCAGATGCAGATGCAGTGCACTCAGAATGGTACTTTGGGGCAAGAGATGGCAGAAAAACTCCATGCCCTGGAGGAAGACAACCAGCAGTATAAacacaagcttgaaagtcaaagGGAGGAATTTGAAAGGCTAAAAAATGAGATTATCAAGAGCAAGGAGGAGAGTCTGAAGGAAACTGAGGAGAGGTTATCTGCAGAGAGCACTCGGAAAGTatcagagctgaagaaaaaagcTGAGCAGAAAATCAGCcaaattaaa
This is a stretch of genomic DNA from Archocentrus centrarchus isolate MPI-CPG fArcCen1 chromosome 15, fArcCen1, whole genome shotgun sequence. It encodes these proteins:
- the golga4 gene encoding golgin subfamily A member 4, which codes for MFKKLKQKINEEQSPQRNAQSPQQAQMGSGERRTSQTPPFHHDGTPSPSDRESASKGPARSPRGSINGDGSASPHREEPQSFAQKLQLKVPSVESLIRSGASRAENLFRSPSKENLVRSSSRESLTPLGENESPGAPAYDPPSDIESEAEEPPGSAESLSKEQLLHQLLRVESSLGKYRGKYSELVTAYRTVQREKEKTQAILSQSQDKALRRIGELREELQMDQQAKKHLQDEFDAALEEKDQMITVLQTQVALLKKRVKGVPDGSLPPEEEVPLSEATSATQSPLKEHGLEPEVTEGEGNSDPTKLMEALQKRVKRQENLLQKCKDIMRTHKERSAQLSSENETLQEQLQERLQELEKMKDLHTTEKTKLITQLRDAKNLIEQLEQDKGMVIAETKRQMHETLEMKEEEIAQLRSRLQQAIAQKEELQEQKEKAEKSAFEELERALGIAQRAEEARKQLQVQLEEQVKEIERASEEERKSLQQELTRVKQEVVTIMKKSSEETVANMEKLHSEALAAKEEETKDRINKAVEQCKEEFTQLAKEREQQAALALEDADLQKTALRTEADNKVKEIQLELEAARTRILELESSVNKVTQDEASLSHELSSQLEELKNKHKEQISALEEKHREQLEKHKGTITQQHNAALEELKERHRAEMETLLKDKELQFQVHVEEMNQKTLEKLDAKQAELEALSAELSEVLKSKQLLEEKLVAAEDVHSLALQEHEKRFQDQVANHSKELENVKREHDQSLGGIEKTLKEELNALKIVLNEKKKEIEQYILKEKTLQEESHSTAQALESKIKEMEVLQQTLSESQQENGRLKETNAQLSKISENLDKSKKELTDLEHLLEAAKNECQQKEKSLQEMEHQLQETKKELLEKEKSFTKELNTKLEEQTHLKKQLDEEKAAHEARLKSSISDMEAKLKSQETKMEKFKQKAKEMQENFKKKLQQTEENMKKELAKKEEELQQKEQQVQEKIVEMAQKSSQGLSSTVSELQANHKEELEKLHANHKHEIEELEHRWQERLGQQEEELMEKHSVILQEKSQELEELSQQLSRSRAENEQVKGEIKGLKEDLVIRETTVQKLQEELNDAALKLESLAQGEALLKEQMESVERNLNQALNERNVLQDKLNTTEEESREKLKAWSDKLNEAEKQLEALEGARCKENADFQSQFEDTSIQLKAKEAEFQQQMIKMSNQVGHYCEELQSKVECGSNELLQRVEPRLKELEDKLLSSQNKVGHLKNIILTKVDQMCTLEESLQQQTEENKNLCISLEQMTAQVNAHMEHIKALTHEGDTHSQSICEHVQKIEELNEANRVISETMKTHELHIISLESIVSDLKNQLASSIKEKEEAINQLKQQYEEERQQATAQMERLEQERESALEQADALRSSLSEFEIKFTQNDNTITSLQTRLEELEQEISKKNDALQRLTATIDNQSISKSEMDQVLSEKEQKVSGLTLELESSVSRLGELQEQLALKTKECEQLTSDLKLQHSIRENEKRELVEQMQMQCTQNGTLGQEMAEKLHALEEDNQQYKHKLESQREEFERLKNEIIKSKEESLKETEERLSAESTRKVSELKKKAEQKISQIKKQLTSQLEEKEQMITALQTSLEELKSNETSGKKHIEMLEEKTKSLEDALIKLKEEQAKQLEQILNNERLEKEKSFEELKVMYEDKLTSLQSDTVQQGQLREAESALHEIEAKLKEAEERNGDLVAEINRLRGEINEKDAQQDQHQATIKEVQNPSESEMKVECSSVQQTKSVLENELENHSPTQEVDDDDDSLQSLKNKLSQVKNEREKIQKDFIRLQKDMRSLRKEHEHDLEYMKKELLEENEKKLKLELEDLEMKHNSAMKQIMREFNTQMSLKEKELDTAVKEAIAKAQNVEEELISSHREEASQLRMVISQKEDDLHKTVQKYEQVIQSREEEMGDRVWQVQKQLEELQARTRDTSEEQMTPEELKAQLSEKTTLLSEARLREQEFVERIHSLEDKIKCFHRNTVVTHLGSTFKDPGLSASDAFSEPTEMEYLRKVLFEYMMGRETKTMAKVITSMLKFPPDQAQKVLDKEDSKTIPWLR